The Gemmatimonadota bacterium genome has a window encoding:
- a CDS encoding Gfo/Idh/MocA family oxidoreductase, translated as MKTEPTKGVSPVSNLRVGIIGLGGIARPHCEAIANQDGVEIVAVADLLEEKRREYMDMYDIPRGYATHTELLEDDEVEAVAIVLGHQLHHRLTVDACNAGKHVLVEKPMAISLEQCDDMIAAAAANGVKLMVGLTQHFYGTSIKAKEILDSGALGPAITGVCYMSKNWGYGSRRPQYRSRFHGGGMWMTNGVHVVDRLSWVMASQAVSVSATIGNRAHYQAADDSATAFIRYKNGTSGVAVAVGYADGGPNHECQVICANGSLRFSESGEKYVRVGKDNRWEDVPFDDPPHPMYNEWKGFVEAIRKDIEPPTPGEWGRHVMEILFAAEHSSISGREVPLASGGQWTHQQSGTPVNIDHGWI; from the coding sequence ATTAAGACAGAACCGACTAAAGGAGTCTCACCCGTGTCTAACCTGCGCGTCGGCATCATCGGACTGGGCGGCATCGCCCGTCCCCACTGCGAAGCCATTGCGAACCAGGACGGCGTGGAAATCGTGGCGGTCGCCGACCTGCTCGAGGAAAAGCGCCGTGAATACATGGACATGTACGACATCCCCAGGGGTTACGCCACCCATACGGAACTGCTTGAGGACGACGAGGTCGAAGCGGTGGCCATCGTCCTAGGCCACCAGCTGCATCACCGGCTGACCGTGGACGCCTGCAACGCCGGCAAGCACGTCCTGGTGGAAAAGCCCATGGCGATCAGCCTGGAACAGTGCGACGACATGATCGCCGCCGCGGCGGCCAACGGCGTCAAGCTCATGGTGGGCCTGACGCAGCACTTCTACGGCACCAGCATCAAGGCCAAGGAAATCCTGGATTCTGGCGCCCTGGGACCGGCCATTACGGGGGTGTGCTACATGTCCAAGAACTGGGGGTACGGCAGCCGCAGACCCCAGTACCGCAGCCGGTTCCACGGCGGCGGCATGTGGATGACCAACGGGGTCCACGTGGTGGACCGGCTTTCCTGGGTCATGGCCTCGCAGGCGGTCTCGGTCTCCGCCACCATCGGCAACCGGGCCCACTACCAGGCCGCGGACGATTCCGCCACGGCATTCATCCGCTACAAGAACGGCACGTCGGGCGTGGCGGTGGCCGTCGGGTACGCCGACGGCGGCCCCAATCACGAGTGCCAGGTGATCTGCGCCAACGGATCGCTGCGCTTCAGCGAGTCCGGCGAGAAGTACGTCAGGGTGGGCAAGGACAACCGGTGGGAGGACGTGCCCTTCGACGACCCGCCTCATCCCATGTACAACGAGTGGAAGGGGTTCGTCGAGGCGATCCGCAAGGATATCGAACCGCCCACGCCCGGAGAATGGGGCCGCCACGTCATGGAGATCCTGTTCGCCGCGGAGCATTCTTCCATTTCGGGCAGGGAGGTGCCGCTGGCCAGTGGGGGACAGTGGACCCACCAGCAGTCCGGCACGCCGGTGAACATCGATCACGGCTGGATCTGA
- a CDS encoding type II toxin-antitoxin system HicA family toxin: MKAITGKRLCRLLESHGWHLKRISGSHHIYAKDGEVARISVPVHGNVTLKRGLQAHLMRIAQISENEL, translated from the coding sequence GTGAAAGCGATTACCGGGAAGCGCCTTTGCCGGTTGCTTGAATCTCATGGATGGCATCTCAAACGAATAAGTGGCAGTCATCATATTTATGCCAAAGATGGAGAAGTCGCGCGCATTTCGGTTCCGGTCCATGGGAATGTAACGCTCAAACGTGGATTGCAGGCACACTTGATGAGGATCGCACAGATATCGGAAAATGAATTGTGA
- a CDS encoding type II toxin-antitoxin system HicB family antitoxin produces MKLKVIVHRAEEGGYWAEVPAIPGCVSQGDSLDELRSNILEAIDGCLSVEVGDFEISETDRIIEVAV; encoded by the coding sequence ATGAAACTCAAAGTCATCGTACATAGAGCCGAAGAAGGTGGATATTGGGCCGAAGTCCCCGCAATCCCAGGATGCGTGTCGCAAGGTGATTCGCTGGATGAGTTGCGCAGCAACATCCTTGAGGCGATTGACGGATGCCTGTCCGTCGAAGTCGGTGACTTCGAAATCTCTGAGACCGATCGCATCATAGAAGTGGCCGTGTGA
- a CDS encoding cyclase family protein, whose amino-acid sequence MYHQRKHGRIRRLSLSLILATTTLCLLATSNSSAQYTPVGPGDVVDLSPVISGRHYQYWPGGQIHHQPLVVPYIVHGDRPWASDLIILDENTATQTDTPAHMMPPQHSGLPNAHYWGDLTVEKVPAWQLVGEVYKIDGRSMLDQAPPGVSPLFTIDVVKAAEAAHRPMGPGDAVLYWSGYDDRHDRPAPDDRRLIVEPVGGTAPGWPAPDYDAAEYVGSRGVWLMGIDSPSMGGLGPPRYIASGPEGMYVNPLALESHLGHFKYGAVHTEGLINLDRTPNGSLYIALPVKHENSPTVETRAVAITNPDLAARLLEAVKSKRVVDLSVTLSMDRPVWWPGRGVGRHVFPYSRVQPVNYFDGPFGPYWVNTHIMDAHTGTHVDPPAHYGPPPGFDTGSYDETVRVALREFEAEHGPLKHTEMTTEKVPLHHFMGPARVVNVQHRVGTTSRDDWPASPAITLDDVRRHEELYGEIEGGEVVLFHTGHTDTHFRRFIRVVVEQTVKAPLDGQSEGWPAPGAEVIAYLAGKGVKHVGIDTPDMGSVDPVESMKTHWTAVNHDMIFTEYLIGVGQLPPKGAFYVFLCPRLENNHGGPGRAIAILP is encoded by the coding sequence ATGTACCATCAACGGAAACACGGACGCATTCGCAGGCTGTCCCTTAGCCTGATCCTTGCGACCACGACCCTCTGCCTGCTTGCTACCTCGAACTCCTCCGCCCAGTACACGCCGGTGGGCCCCGGCGACGTAGTCGATCTATCGCCGGTCATATCCGGCCGCCATTACCAGTACTGGCCGGGTGGGCAGATCCATCACCAGCCCCTCGTCGTGCCCTATATCGTCCACGGAGACCGGCCCTGGGCATCGGACCTGATCATCCTGGACGAGAACACGGCGACGCAGACGGACACGCCAGCCCACATGATGCCGCCCCAGCACAGCGGGCTGCCGAACGCCCACTACTGGGGTGATCTTACGGTGGAAAAAGTCCCGGCCTGGCAACTCGTGGGCGAGGTTTACAAAATCGACGGCCGGTCCATGCTGGACCAGGCCCCGCCGGGCGTGAGTCCCCTGTTCACCATAGATGTGGTAAAGGCCGCCGAGGCGGCGCACAGGCCCATGGGACCGGGCGACGCCGTCCTGTACTGGAGCGGGTACGACGACCGCCACGACCGGCCCGCGCCGGACGACCGCCGCCTGATCGTGGAACCCGTCGGTGGGACGGCGCCTGGATGGCCCGCGCCGGACTACGACGCGGCGGAATACGTGGGCAGCCGGGGGGTCTGGCTCATGGGCATCGACAGTCCGAGCATGGGTGGACTGGGTCCGCCCCGCTACATCGCGTCGGGTCCCGAGGGCATGTACGTAAATCCCCTCGCCCTGGAAAGCCATCTCGGCCATTTCAAGTACGGTGCCGTGCACACGGAGGGACTGATCAACCTGGACAGGACGCCCAACGGATCCCTGTACATCGCCCTGCCGGTCAAGCACGAGAACTCACCCACGGTGGAAACGCGGGCGGTGGCCATAACCAATCCGGACCTGGCTGCACGTCTGCTTGAGGCCGTTAAGTCGAAACGGGTGGTCGACCTCTCCGTAACGCTGTCAATGGACCGCCCCGTCTGGTGGCCGGGCCGCGGCGTGGGCCGTCACGTCTTCCCCTATTCGAGGGTGCAGCCGGTGAACTATTTCGATGGTCCCTTCGGCCCCTACTGGGTCAACACCCATATCATGGACGCCCATACCGGGACCCACGTGGATCCGCCCGCGCACTACGGCCCTCCGCCCGGATTCGACACGGGCAGCTATGACGAAACGGTCCGCGTCGCGCTAAGGGAGTTCGAGGCCGAGCACGGTCCGCTGAAGCACACGGAAATGACGACGGAAAAAGTCCCGTTGCACCACTTCATGGGCCCCGCCCGAGTCGTCAACGTGCAGCACCGTGTGGGGACGACCTCGAGGGATGACTGGCCGGCCTCACCGGCCATCACGCTGGACGATGTCAGGAGACACGAGGAACTGTACGGGGAGATCGAGGGCGGTGAGGTCGTGCTCTTCCATACGGGACATACGGACACCCATTTCCGCCGCTTCATCCGGGTTGTGGTGGAACAGACTGTCAAGGCGCCTCTGGATGGACAGTCCGAGGGATGGCCGGCGCCGGGTGCGGAAGTTATCGCCTACCTGGCCGGCAAAGGCGTGAAGCACGTGGGCATCGATACGCCCGACATGGGATCGGTGGACCCGGTGGAATCCATGAAGACGCACTGGACGGCGGTGAACCACGACATGATCTTCACGGAGTATCTGATTGGCGTGGGCCAGCTTCCGCCGAAGGGCGCCTTCTACGTCTTCCTGTGTCCCCGCCTCGAGAACAACCACGGAGGTCCGGGAAGGGCCATCGCCATACTCCCGTAA
- a CDS encoding peroxidase — protein MDSELVEAIKYDYDKAPLNAQDRAMLDFAIRLTEDATQIRKGDLEGLRAVGFDDVAILQITLIASWFNYINRVADALGVGRDADDS, from the coding sequence TTGGACAGCGAACTGGTCGAAGCGATCAAGTACGACTACGACAAGGCGCCGCTGAACGCGCAGGACCGGGCGATGCTCGATTTCGCCATCCGGCTTACCGAGGATGCCACGCAGATACGCAAAGGCGATCTCGAAGGACTGCGGGCCGTGGGGTTCGACGACGTCGCCATCCTCCAGATCACCCTGATCGCGTCGTGGTTCAACTACATCAACCGCGTCGCGGACGCCCTTGGGGTGGGACGGGACGCGGACGACTCGTAA
- a CDS encoding amino acid permease, with amino-acid sequence MTTGNLRRQLGIWPTTAMVISGMIAVGIFLVPAGMAKSLGSPLLLLVIWLTMAGMALCGSLCFGELASRYPHAGGGYVYLREAYGTPTAFLYGWMSLMVLDPGITATLATGMASYAGHIYAMDPVAMKLLAIVVLAVLTAVNIYGVRIGAWIIVLLTVFKVGVLAVISLLGFGLGLGDWSNFTPFVARPADSGPLFGALAGGIVGAFFAFAGWWDLNKVAGEIKDPARILPRALLLAVGIVALTYITTSAVFMYLVPVSQVTSDETFAAQAGEVLFGRSGGILFSSVVILSIVGSLTGLLLMAPRVYFAMARDGVFLRFAGAVHPAFGTPYRAIAIQGGLASLLVWLGTFSQILDYFIFVAVLFIALTVAGLFVVRRRSSETPPYRTPFYPVTPVLFLILAAVLLVLLFGNSPVQALLGVGVTVLGIPVYFLVFRKQSTQQRPSGEAHGMD; translated from the coding sequence ATGACCACGGGTAACCTGCGCCGACAACTGGGTATCTGGCCGACCACGGCCATGGTGATCAGCGGGATGATCGCCGTGGGGATCTTCCTGGTGCCCGCCGGGATGGCCAAGTCGCTGGGATCGCCCCTGCTGCTGCTCGTCATCTGGCTGACGATGGCCGGGATGGCCCTCTGCGGTTCGCTGTGTTTCGGGGAACTGGCTTCCCGTTATCCCCACGCGGGCGGCGGATACGTATATCTCCGGGAGGCCTACGGCACGCCGACGGCCTTTCTGTACGGATGGATGTCCCTGATGGTGCTGGATCCGGGCATCACGGCGACCCTGGCGACCGGTATGGCAAGCTACGCGGGCCATATCTACGCGATGGACCCGGTCGCGATGAAGTTGCTGGCCATCGTCGTGCTGGCCGTCCTCACCGCCGTCAACATCTACGGCGTGCGCATCGGCGCCTGGATCATCGTCCTGCTGACCGTGTTCAAGGTCGGGGTGCTCGCGGTCATCTCCCTCCTGGGGTTCGGCCTGGGGCTCGGCGACTGGTCGAACTTCACGCCCTTCGTGGCGCGGCCCGCGGATTCCGGCCCGTTGTTCGGCGCCCTCGCCGGCGGCATCGTGGGCGCCTTCTTCGCCTTCGCCGGCTGGTGGGACCTGAACAAGGTGGCCGGTGAAATCAAGGACCCAGCGCGCATCCTGCCCCGGGCGCTGCTGCTGGCCGTAGGCATCGTCGCGTTGACCTACATCACCACCAGCGCCGTCTTCATGTACCTCGTACCCGTATCCCAGGTCACCAGCGACGAGACCTTCGCGGCGCAGGCCGGCGAGGTGCTCTTCGGACGCAGCGGCGGCATCCTGTTTTCCTCCGTGGTCATCTTGTCCATCGTCGGCAGCCTGACCGGACTGCTGCTCATGGCGCCGAGGGTGTATTTCGCCATGGCCAGGGACGGGGTCTTCCTCCGCTTCGCCGGCGCGGTCCATCCCGCCTTCGGCACGCCCTACCGTGCGATCGCCATCCAGGGCGGACTGGCCTCGCTGCTGGTGTGGCTGGGGACCTTCAGCCAGATCCTGGATTACTTCATCTTCGTGGCCGTACTGTTCATCGCGCTCACCGTGGCGGGCCTGTTCGTGGTACGCCGCAGGTCGTCCGAGACGCCTCCCTACCGGACCCCCTTCTATCCCGTCACCCCGGTGCTGTTCCTGATCCTCGCCGCGGTCCTGCTCGTGCTGCTCTTCGGCAACAGTCCCGTGCAGGCCCTGCTCGGCGTCGGCGTGACGGTCCTTGGGATACCGGTGTACTTTCTCGTATTCAGAAAACAGTCCACACAGCAAAGACCGTCAGGAGAAGCCCATGGCATGGATTAA
- a CDS encoding phytanoyl-CoA dioxygenase family protein, protein MADSTHLLNSKQMARFVAEGYLRFDELVPEDLNQSVKAEMDNQAIPREEAGLPLSVIWPEAAVGRVFRLPEIEGIIHSLVGPDPLYDHHAVHTVAAGHHFGQHWHADAIIDTRLHFDIQFMYFAHDTPREMGGTLILPGSHYRRISESDIARYHNFVGQVPMICKAGTVIVLHHGMWHCAQPNRTDEMRYMFKLRLNPTVRQLRLWNTDDIDDPEVSHILSTNQPWHGNEERIEHVNRIHFWRFLTGDDQFDNHYWLSRIENEPELV, encoded by the coding sequence ATGGCTGACAGCACCCATCTGTTGAATTCCAAGCAAATGGCGCGGTTCGTCGCGGAGGGGTATCTCCGTTTCGACGAACTGGTGCCCGAAGATCTCAACCAGTCCGTGAAAGCCGAAATGGACAACCAGGCCATCCCCCGGGAAGAGGCGGGATTGCCGCTGAGCGTCATCTGGCCGGAAGCGGCCGTGGGACGCGTTTTCCGGCTGCCGGAGATCGAAGGCATCATCCACAGCCTCGTGGGACCGGATCCGCTATACGACCACCACGCCGTGCACACCGTAGCGGCAGGCCACCATTTCGGACAGCACTGGCACGCGGACGCGATCATAGACACGCGGCTGCACTTCGACATCCAGTTCATGTATTTCGCCCACGACACGCCCAGGGAAATGGGAGGAACGCTGATCCTTCCCGGAAGCCACTACCGACGCATCAGCGAATCCGACATCGCCCGGTACCACAACTTCGTGGGCCAGGTGCCGATGATCTGCAAGGCCGGGACGGTGATCGTGCTCCATCACGGCATGTGGCACTGCGCCCAGCCGAATCGCACCGACGAGATGCGGTACATGTTCAAGCTGCGACTCAACCCCACGGTCCGGCAGCTAAGGCTCTGGAACACGGATGACATCGACGATCCGGAAGTCAGCCATATCCTGAGCACGAACCAGCCGTGGCACGGGAACGAAGAACGCATCGAACATGTCAACCGGATCCACTTCTGGCGGTTCCTGACCGGTGACGACCAGTTCGACAACCACTACTGGCTGAGCCGGATCGAAAACGAACCCGAACTGGTGTGA
- the rfaE2 gene encoding D-glycero-beta-D-manno-heptose 1-phosphate adenylyltransferase, whose translation MPDQQTRGKLLERDELASVVERARRNGATVVFTNGCFDLLHPGHVHLLQTARSFGDLLIVAINTDASVRAIKDEGRPIYGETERAYMLGALACVDHVVLFGEPTPIPLLNLLKPDVLVKGGHYGHEEVVGWDVVESYGGRVERVPVLDGMSTTDTIARITGKGT comes from the coding sequence ATGCCCGATCAGCAGACCCGCGGTAAACTCCTCGAACGCGATGAACTTGCATCGGTCGTGGAGCGCGCGCGCCGGAATGGCGCCACCGTCGTGTTCACGAACGGTTGCTTCGATCTGCTCCATCCGGGCCATGTCCATCTCCTGCAGACCGCGCGATCATTCGGCGACCTGCTCATCGTGGCCATAAACACCGACGCGTCCGTCCGGGCGATCAAGGACGAGGGCCGGCCGATCTACGGCGAAACGGAACGGGCCTACATGCTCGGCGCCCTGGCCTGCGTGGACCATGTGGTCCTTTTCGGCGAGCCAACGCCCATCCCGCTGCTCAACCTGCTCAAGCCGGACGTCCTGGTCAAAGGAGGTCACTACGGCCACGAGGAAGTGGTGGGCTGGGACGTGGTGGAATCCTACGGCGGCCGCGTGGAGAGAGTGCCCGTCCTGGACGGCATGTCGACCACCGACACGATAGCGCGCATCACCGGAAAGGGAACGTAA